Proteins encoded in a region of the Zea mays cultivar B73 chromosome 2, Zm-B73-REFERENCE-NAM-5.0, whole genome shotgun sequence genome:
- the LOC100193186 gene encoding LUC7 N_terminus domain-containing protein, giving the protein MDAQRALLDELMGTARNLTEEEKKGHKELKWDDPDVCGPYMVRFCPHDLFVNTKSNIGPCSRIHDPKLKESFEKSPRHDTYMQRFEAELAQQCEKLVMDLDRKIRRGRERLAHDSAVPMPIPGKLAELLSVRKEQVKKLLEQIEELGEAGKVDEAEALMRRVDILNAEKTALANEADNKVAMLEKKMELCETCGSFLVADDALERTQSHVTGKQHIGYGMVRDFLAEYKAAKEKTKEEERLAREQKAEEHRKQRGKEYDSGGRDRDTRRERSGERDFDRDRQYERSRGRDRVYDYRDRGSEHRSNRYRNGRDSERGGHRYRSGGMTNDRGRMRSRSRSPTRHGYGRSRSPDH; this is encoded by the exons ATGGACGCACAGCGAGCCCTCCTTGACGAGCTCATGGGCACAG CTCGCAACCTAACGGAGGAGGAGAAGAAGGGGCACAAAGAGCTGAAGTGGGACGATCCGGACGTGTGCGGCCCTTACATGGTTCGGTTCTGTCCTCACGACCTTTTCGTCAACACCAAGAGCAATATCG GGCCGTGCTCGAGGATCCACGATCCGAAGCTCAAGGAAAG CTTTGAGAAGTCTCCTAGGCACGATACTTATATGCAAAGGTTTGAGGCAGAGCTTGCACAACAATGTGAGAAATTG GTAATGGACTTAGATAGAAAGATAAGGCGTGGTCGAGAAAGGCTGGCTCACGATTCTGCTGTGCCAATGCCAATCCCTGGAAAATTAGCTGAGCTGCTTTCAGTGCGAAAAGAACAGGTGAAGAAGCTGCTGGAGCAAATTGAGGAGCTTGGTGAGGCTGGTAAAGTGGATGAAGCTGAGGCACTTATGAGAAGG GTTGACATTTTAAACGCTGAGAAGACAGCTTTAGCTAACGAAGCAGACAACAAAGTAGCTATGCTTGAGAAGAAGATGGAACTTTGTGAAACATGTGGATCATTCTTAGTTGCTGATGATGCTCTTGAGAGAACGCAGTCCCATGTGACTGGGAAACAACACATTGGTTATGGCATGGTTAGGGATTTCCTGGCAGAATACAAG GCAGCAAAAGAGAAGACAAAAGAGGAAGAGCGGCTTGCAAGGGAGCAGAAAGCAGAGGAGCATCGGAAACAGAGGGGAAAAGAGTATGATAGTGGGGGCAGGGATAGAGATACCAGAAGGGAGAGGTCTGGGGAGCGTGACTTTGACCGTGATCGTCAGTATGAGCGAAGCAGAGGAAGAGATAGGGTTTATGATTACAGGGACAGAGGATCAGAACACCGAAGCAATCGCTACAGAAATGGGAGGGATTCTGAAAGAGGTGGACACAGATACAGGAGTGGTGGTATGACAAATGACCGAGGGAGAATGAGGAGCAGATCACGTTCTCCAACCAGGCATGGCTATGGAAGATCTAGAAGTCCAGATCATTAG